AGATGCTGAAAAAAGAAAAGAATTAGACCAAGAATATATAAAAAGTTTTAAACAAAAAATTAGGGAAATGTTCCCGAACTGTCCTAAAGATAGAGAAAAAGTCATAGCTGAACATGCTTGTTTGAAATATAGTGGCTGAATTGGTAGAACAAAAGAAGCTAAGAGTTTAGATGAAAATGCTGTAACATTGGCAGTAATAGCCCATATAAGACATGCTGAAACCAATTATGATGAATTATTATCACTAAATACGAGGCAAGAAGCTCGGGAAATAATTAGAGATAAACTGCAAAACATACTGTCGCTATGGGGAACAAAATAATTATTTATAGGTGAAGGAAAATTTATTCTATAGATAGATAAAATAGCAGTAAGTCATATTCCAGATTTCACATTAATTGATAAATTATTTTCCATTCAGAATCTTTAACTGGGAAATTAGTTCCCTGGAATTGTTTAAGTATTGATAGCTTAGACAATTGTGGAATATCCAGTAAATCTTTTTTTAAAATTGGTTTGTTTATAAAACGTTTCAAAATAGAAAGTTGAACCCGAGTATTAATTTTGTTTTCATTTGCCACTATCCAATATTTCTTTTCTGGTCCATTTTCAGTCATTATAGCCGGTTCACACTCTACTCTCGCTAAAGCATAAATTCCCGCTTCCTTTCCACTCATCCATAGCAGAACTAAATGTCCTTTATGTATTTTTCTCTTATTTTGACTAACAAGCCAATGTATTGTATTTCCTATATCTTTATCACTTAATGCATTGAGAATATCATATTTATTAGGATTACCTTGAAAT
The DNA window shown above is from Desulfobacterales bacterium and carries:
- a CDS encoding DUF2293 domain-containing protein, translating into MGRTKEAKSLDENAVTLAVIAHIRHAETNYDELLSLNTRQEAREIIRDKLQNILSLWGTK